Proteins encoded within one genomic window of Camelina sativa cultivar DH55 chromosome 19, Cs, whole genome shotgun sequence:
- the LOC104767851 gene encoding serine/threonine-protein kinase At3g07070-like has translation MSCFSCFSSKVSDKEGSSMPAPYKQPNSPKRTTKEVVANNANVPLNNMGAQIFSFRELATATKNVRQETLIGEGGFGRVYKGKLESGQVVAVKQLDRNGLQGQREFLVEVLMLSLLHHSNLVNLIGYCADGDQRLLVYEYMPLGSLEDHLLDLEPEQIPLDWNTRIKIALGAAKGLEYLHDEADPPVIYRDLKSSNILLDQEYIARLSDFGLAKLGPIGDTLHVSSRVMGTYGYCAPEYQRTGHLTVKSDVYSFGVVLLELISGRRVIDTMRPSHEQNLVTWAQPIFRDPTRFSHLADPLLRGDYPEKSFNQAVAVAAMCLNEEATVRPLMSDIVTALSFLGASSDFSTTGPNHLQQNRSNEDNQDAPQWDSSPR, from the exons ATGAgttgtttctcttgtttctcttcaAAAGTTTCGGACAAAGAAGGTTCTTCGATGCCTGCTCCTTATAAGCAACCAAACTCACCTA agagaacaacaaaagaagtggTGGCTAACAACGCAAACGTGCCATTAAACAATATGGGGGCACAGATTTTCTCGTTCCGTGAGCTAGCCACGGCGACAAAGAATGTCAGACAAGAGACCCTCATCGGTGAAGGCGGGTTCGGGAGGGTTTACAAAGGAAAGCTCGAGTCAGGACAGGTCGTGGCAGTGAAACAACTTGATAGAAATGGATTACAAGGACAAAGAGAGTTCTTGGTCGAGGTTTTGATGCTtagtcttcttcatcattcgaATCTTGTGAATCTTATCGGTTATTGCGCAGATGGAGACCAAAGACTTCTTGTTTACGAGTACATGCCTCTTGGATCCCTCGAAGATCATCTCCTAG ATCTTGAGCCGGAACAAATACCACTAGATTGGAACACTCGAATTAAGATTGCTTTAGGAGCGGCAAAAGGACTTGAGTATCTTCACGATGAGGCTGATCCTCCAGTGATTTACCGAGATCTTAAGTCGTCAAATATATTGCTTGACCAAGAATACATTGCGAGATTATCGGATTTCGGTTTAGCGAAGCTAGGTCCTATTGGAGACACACTACATGTGTCTTCCAGAGTTATGGGAACTTATGGTTATTGTGCTCCTGAATACCAAAGAACCGGCCATCTTACAGTTAAGTCAGATGTCTATAGCTTTGGAGTTGTGTTGTTGGAACTTATATCCGGAAGACGAGTTATCGACACAATGAGACCTAGTCATGAACAAAATCTGGTTACTTGG GCGCAACCGATCTTTAGAGATCCTACTAGATTCTCACACCTAGCTGATCCATTGCTACGAGGCGATTACCCGGAAAAGAGTTTTAACCAAGCTGTAGCTGTGGCCGCGATGTGCCTGAATGAAGAAGCGACTGTTAGACCACTAATGAGCGACATTGTTACAGCCCTGAGCTTCCTTGGTGCATCCTCCGATTTCTCCACTACCGGCCCTAACCATTTGCAACAAAATCGATCCAATGAAGATAATCAGGACGCACCTCAGTGGGATTCAAGTCCTAGATAA
- the LOC104766409 gene encoding E3 ubiquitin-protein ligase PRT1-like has protein sequence MAEPTDAITVKNNEPPEEEEISDQFLCCVCLELLYKPVVLSCGHLSCFWCVHKSMNGFRESHCPICRDPYVHFPSVCQKLHFLLKKIYPLAHKKREEQVLKEEQEQDCYSPQIDVVLDKANANDESGCSGDSLNVSDKQKVEECSNAMNICDSPCIPSNQKPTDAQSLNARENDLLKNNSASKQTSKDDLLCSACKELLVRPVVLNCGHVYCEGCVVDMAEESEKIKCHECNVCDPRGFPKVCLILEQLLVENFPDEYNSRRSGGIQKTLAHNSKGNYQNYLKEGPSLSNDNNSDIPWLANPGSNVHIGAGCDSCGVFPIIGDRYRCKDCKEEIGYDLCKECYETPLKVPGRFNQQHTPDHRLDLQEAPRLARDPQWADVPQLMITINSIAYILGPSLNSLEGVDTDEGEEGPPGSSNESSSTE, from the exons ATGGCCGAACCTACGGATGCTATTACGGTGAAGAACAACGAACcaccggaagaagaagaaatctccGATCAATTTCTCTGCTGCGTTTGCCT GGAACTTCTTTACAAACCAGTTGTGTTAT CTTGTGGTCATCTATCATGTTTCTGGTGTGTACATAAGTCCATGAATGGCTTCCGCGAGTCTCATTGTCCGATTTGTAGGGATCCGTATGTTCACTTTCCTTCTGTGTGCCAGAAGCTTCATTTCCTGTTAAAGAAGATATACCCACTCGCGcataagaagagagaagaacaagTTTTAA aggaagaacaagaacaagattgtTATTCTCCGCAGATTGATGTTGTTTTGGATAAGGCAAATGCTAATGATGAGTCTGGATGTAGCGGAGATTCTCTAAATGTCTCTG ATAAACAAAAGGTGGAAGAGTGCTCAAATGCAATGAATATATGTGACAGTCCCTGTATCCCCAGCAATCAAAAACCCACCGATGCACAAAGTCTTAATGCTCGTGAGAATGACTTACTCAAGAATAACAGTGCCAGTAAGCAAACTTCAAAAGATGATTTGCTCTGTTCAGCGTGTAAGGAGCTGCTCGTGCGACCCGTAGTTCTCAATTGTGGGCATG TGTATTGCGAAGGATGTGTAGTAGATATGGCTGAAGAAAGCGAAAAGATCAAATGTCATGAGTGTAATGTTTGTGACCCTAGAGGATTTCCAAaagtttgtttgattcttgaacaGCTTTTGGTAGAAAACTTTCCTGATGAATACAATTCAAGGAGAAGTGGTGGGATTCAGAAAACTCTTGCCCATAATAGCAAAGGAA ATTATCAGAACTATCTCAAGGAAGGCCCATCCTTATCAAACGATAACAATAGTGATATTCCTTGGTTGGCAAACCCTGGATCTAATGTTCACATCGGAGCTGGTTGTGATTCTTGCGGA GTGTTTCCAATCATAGGGGATAGATACAGATGCAAAGACTGCAAGGAGGAAATTGGGTATGACCTTTGCAAAGAGTGTTACGAGACTCCTTTGAAAGTTCCAGGGAGATTTAACCAGCAACACACTCCAGATCACAGGCTTGATCTGCAGGAGGCTCCTCGGCTGGCGAGGGATCCTCAGTGGGCGGATGTTCCTCAGCTTATGATCACTATCAATTCTATTGCCTATATTCTCGGACCTTCGCTTAACTCATTGGAAGGGGTGGATACAGATGAGGGCGAGGAAGGGCCACCTGGTTCTTCTAATGAGTCATCAAGCACAGAATGA
- the LOC104767852 gene encoding E3 ubiquitin-protein ligase PRT1-like — protein MNTIQGEVVGFRKLLPIIAKENYLKEGPSLSNDNNSDIPWLANPGSNVHIGAGCDSCGVFPIIGDRYRCKDCKEEIGYDLCKECYETPLKVPGRFNQQHTPDHRLDLQEAPRLARDPQWADVPQLMITINSIAYILGPSLNSLEGVDTDEGEEGPPGSSNESSSTE, from the exons ATGAATACAATTCAAGGAGAAGTGGTGGGATTCAGAAAACTCTTGCCCATAATAGCAAAGGAA AACTATCTCAAGGAAGGCCCATCCTTATCAAACGATAACAATAGTGATATTCCTTGGTTGGCAAACCCTGGATCTAATGTTCACATCGGAGCTGGTTGTGATTCTTGCGGA GTGTTTCCAATCATAGGGGATAGATACAGATGCAAAGACTGCAAGGAGGAAATTGGGTATGACCTTTGCAAAGAGTGTTACGAGACTCCTTTGAAAGTTCCAGGGAGATTTAACCAGCAACACACTCCAGATCACAGGCTTGATCTGCAGGAGGCTCCTCGGCTGGCGAGGGATCCTCAGTGGGCGGATGTTCCTCAGCTTATGATCACTATCAATTCTATTGCCTATATTCTCGGACCTTCGCTTAACTCATTGGAAGGGGTGGATACAGATGAGGGCGAGGAAGGGCCACCTGGTTCTTCTAATGAGTCATCAAGCACAGAATGA
- the LOC104766410 gene encoding cyclin-dependent kinase inhibitor 5-like: MGKYIKKSKIAGDLSVKDISHPTTLGFRTRSAAKNLPLHRLRSHSDKAESLNYLQPRSRRLVKLPLLSSTKKQQRLISVGHECQKRNSRAKNVPAEKKTVALVTTETEEDCGDNENTSRADRAFDLESGNRSIVRDSEAIRSEIEDFFAYAEQQQHRLFIQKYNFDIVSDNPLPGRYEWVKVMP, translated from the exons ATGGGAAAATAcatcaagaaatcaaaaatcgCCGGAGACCTTTCCGTTAAAGATATCTCTCACCCAACCACTCTAGGTTTCCGTACCAGATCCGCCGCCAAAAACCTCCCCCTCCACCGTCTCCGTTCTCATTCCGACAAAGCAGAGTCCTTAAACTACCTCCAGCCCCGGAGCCGTCGTTTAGTGAAGCTTCCATTACTCTCCAGTACCAAGAAACAACAACGGCTTATAAGTGTCGGTCATGAATGTCAAAAGAGAAACTCTAGGGCTAAAAATGTCCCGGCGGAGAAAAAGACGGTGGCTCTGGTGACGACGGAGACGGAAGAAGATTGTGGTGATAACGAGAATACTTCTAGGGCAGATAGAGCTTTTGATTTGGAATCTGGAAACAG GAGCATTGTTAGAGACTCAGAAGCTATACGAAGTGAGATTGAAGACTTCTTTGCATACGCAGAGCAGCAACAACACAGACTCTTCATTCAAAA gtacAACTTTGACATTGTCTCGGACAATCCATTGCCTGGGCGTTACGAATGGGTCAAAGTGATGCCATGA